CGCCTGGGCAGCATCTCGTCTCCCAACCCGGTCGCCTCCTCCTGCGCGCATCCGTCGGCGGGATGCACGCCACGGCCGCGCGGCGCTTCACCCCCTCTCCAGTCGGCTCCTCCTCCATTACGCCGCCATGATTCGATTGGGACGAAAGAAGTCCACATAACCCCcctaagtactccctccgtcccgaatTACCTGTCGGACGGCCAGTGCAAAATCAATTTTCCATTTTGACCCTTTGTAGTTCGAAGTGTAACCATCTCGTCCCCGATCAAATCTCGCAGCTTCGCGTGCGCCGGCGGACTCCCGCGCTCGCGGTGGCAGCCTCCCGCCGGCGGACTCGCGCGCCCCTCACGGCCTCCCACCGGGGGATTACCACACCCCTCGCAGCCTGGCGCCGGAGGACTCCCGCGCCCCTCGCAGCCTGGCGCCGGTGGAGCTCGCAGCCTCGCGCCGGTGGGCGGGCGGCCTCCCGCCCTCCGCGCCGGCGACCTCTCGCGCTTCGCGCCGCAGGGTCAGCGGCCTCCCGCGCTCTGCCGCCGCTGCTGGAGCCGCCTCTCGCCGCCGCTGCTGGAACCCGCTGTCCGCCGCTGCTGGACCTCCCCTGTCGCCGAGCTCGAGGAGGATGACCCCGAAGCTTCTGTAGAGGAGGCGGGCGAGGGTGGCCAGGATCTTGCCGTCGTGGCCGTCCAAGACTAGCACGATGCTGGAGCGCACCTTCTAATGCTGGTGCCCAAGTAGAGCCTGAGTTAATAACCTGTAGGTGCACGCATTAGCTGGTTTCTTCAGTTTCACTGGAGTACGATGCAGTGCAGATTGCAGCGTCACTTGCAAATTACCCAAGAAAGAATATGACCTTGACCTCACACAGAACACCATAGATCTCAGCGGGGCTTTATCACCTGACAAGACTGCATAAACATATTCATAGGAAAGGCAATCTTCACTTCCCCTGATGTAGGCATCATGATAACGGTATTCTTGTACTGCATAAACATATTCTGGAGGTCTTCCTCTTGGATCTCCTTGAATGTTTCTGCAGAGAATCTCAAAGTCAGAAGATTTGCAAAAGAACATGAATTCACTCAATATTGTTAAATACTCCCTCTACATATTGTGTGAATGTACAGGAATAATGGAATATAGTTCAACTTCAGTTTCATCTAAATGTATGGGTTCAACTTCAGTTTCAGTTTCATTTGTGCAATGTGTAGACGAAACATAAACACAAGATGGTCTTGCTACTTGCTCTCATTCTAAAAACTGAAACACTCAAATTAAAGTGCGGGTTCTTATTAAATCATCTATACCAAACACAAAATATTCCAAAATAGAGCTAAAATTTACTCCTCACATCTGCTCATACCTTTCCAAGCATGAAAACCTTACTGATCTTTAAGAATTCAAGGTTTGCTTGAATATATTTTCTCATACTGTGTTAAACTTATTGAGTATCACCAACCCAGAGAGACCCTCAACTCCACCTCCACGGCCCAAGAGGATATACTCTGTTAATGAACATAATGTGTTTGCCTTTGAGAACTTAGGTAAGGGTTTAATTGATTTGCTATAGGCAGCTACTCTAGATATAATGTTAACAGTATTACTGGATCTACTCTAGAAAAGGCACTTTGGTTATGGTTATGGGCTTATGGCTGTATAATTATGACTATATCCTCAATTACAGAAAGGAACATGACCTCTAATGCTTGTTATTGAGCTGTTTCAAAGTATCTACTCATGTAAATTTGCCTACGCTAGCTTAGAGCAAATCTGCTTTGTAAATTAGTGTGCTGCATAATTCTTTGAACTACTCTGAAAATGTGCATCTGGTAAGAGATGCACTGACCATGCTAACTCTGAAAATTAGAAATTGGATAGGGCATCTTTGATCCTGGATAGGGCATGTGTGGTATGATCATTTCAAAGCTGGTAGATGAACCATACTCCTCAATGCTAAACTTACCGTATGTCTATGGAATATTTGAAACTTGAAACCAATTGCAGCAAGAAGAACATGATGTGCTAAATTTTGACACTTGGAATATTTTGAAATGAAACAAACTTCAAAACAACATATTCCTACCTGGTTGTGAGCTTTTGCCAGGTCCTCCTGTAACCCGGCAAGATTTTTCCTCAAGTTTCCGACGGACTTGAAGTCTCTCGCTAAAGGATTCAGAACCTCCACCACCTGCATTTCATTTTTCACAGTCCATGTTATAATCCACACTAATTCCATCCAGAATTCCAACCTCAACCATCCAGAATTTGCAAGGAGTAATTCTGACATCCATTGGATCCTCTATGCCTAAGTCTGAGTAGCAATTACAGTAAAATTGGGCTACTAGTGCAGAGAGAAACATTTCTTTGAACTTACTGAAACTAGCTACCACCATTATTCAGAACATATTCTCCATACCTTGTTGTGGAGCACAAATGATGGTGAGCAGATCCTGCCGGGCCCTCCAGTCGCAGTACTGGATGTTGAAGCGGACGACGTTGAGCACCTGCTTGGCGTCcaggaacttgcccaactcaatcgGAACCCTTGGCCCAGGGTCGTCCACATGGAACAGGGCCTCCCAGGGGCCGTTGTCCTTCAGATAGTCAGCGCCGTCGTCCCTGAGCACCGCGTACACCTTGATTTCGCCATACCTGCCGACGCCCTGCACCTCAGTTTCCCCAGGAACATCATCGTCTGAGAAATGGAAAATTTGGGGGGAGCGATTCAGTAGAAATTCAGAAGTTTATCGCTGGACACTGTTCGTCCatcgccggaaaacaacaagaaaagaaaacaggggAGATGCCCGTGCTCACCTTTCTGGAGAGGCACCTGAAGGAGGGCTTGATGAGCAGATGGGACACCCGGAACAGCGAAGCCGCTGTGGTCATGGAGGGATGCCGACGTCCCCCGTCGTCGCCGCTGCTGCCTCAATCGAGCAGCGAGAAAAGAGGATTTTTCGGGTCGAGAGAAATTCCTCCACCAACAAACTGGACTGCAGCTCCGCCGTgcctccaccaccgccaccgaGACATATCCGGAGCAAAATCACCATTTTGAGCTCAACCTCGACTGCAGCTCCGTCGTGCCTCAACCACCGCCACGACTGGAGCTCCATCTATACCGCGATTGGATCTACTCCAGCCACCTCCACCACTTGAGCTCCGccgtgccgccgccaccgccatcaaaGAGAGATCAGGAGGAAAATCACAATTTTTAGCACCACATCGGTGGGCACGAGAGGATGTAGGCTCGGGGACGTGATAAGAAGGGGAAACCGCTCGAGACGAGAGAGAAGAGAGGGAGGCGACGTCGGGCGCGCGTGGGACGGAGGGGGAAGGCGTAGGATGGTGGGCGCCATCGACGGTAGCGACGAGGTTGTCGGGGCGTCGCCGCCAGGAAGAAGACAAGGGCGCAGTGCGGAGGGATGCGAAGTTTTGTCGGGAAAACGAACGGGTGGTTTTCGCAAAAAAACCCTGCCGACACCTAATATTAACTGGAACATATAACCCCCTAACTATTAAATACCGGTCAAATTACCCCTGGCCGGGTAATGGCTGTTTTAGCAGAGATAGATAGCGGTTTTGTGGCAGTGCCAGCGGGAGAAGCTACTCTCCATTGAGCATGTTGCCCTCTCTCCAGTTGCGCCAGGAGATCTCGCCGCTGTCCTGCCTCGTCTCCGATTGGGACTCATACAGGTTGCATCCGGCGCCGTCCCCGATTCGTCCTCAATTGGGACTCAGGAGCTCCTTCCCAATTCATCCCCAACGGGGAAGTAATCACAGAGGTTGGATGCGCACAATGGGATCTTGCCGGCCTGTCGGATGCATGTGCGCGGATGGCCGCGGTGTCACCATGAAGTGAACTAGACCAGCGGGTCGACCCTGCACCGCGAGCTCGGAAGACCCTGCGCCGTGAGTGCCCATCGCACGGAAGTGCGCCACCACGGAGAAGTAGCCCGACTCGACCGACCGCCAACATCGCGGCCGGCAAGACAAACGACACCGCGGAGCCGCGGAGAAGCAGCCGCCTCCGGCCAGCAGCTGCTCGTGGCCGCCGCACTCCACCGGGAAGATGACCAACCGACGTGGCGTGAAGGAGAATCCGGCGGCGGAGACGTCGTGGCCGTGAAAGGACGATGACGACAGGGGAGCCCGTCGGTCTCCACCTAAAGGCCGTTCTTGAAACGCGCCAGCAGCTGCATGTCCGGGTCCTGCAATGGCTGCTGTCGGCATCTGTCGCGCGCGGCTTGCACTTGTCGATTGGAGAGAGAGCGGAGCGACGGGGAAGGAAGCGGAGCGGAGCTTGCACTTGGCGGTGGGCCAGCGGTGAGGAGTTGGGTCCGGAAGCCAATGAAGTTGGCTCGGTGCGACCAGAGAAGTTCGACCGGACCAGATACCACCTAGCCTAATACCACTGTCCAGTGTCCACGTTGACAAATACAGCTATCAAAACAGCCATCACAAGACAGGGGGGTCATTTGACCGGTATTTGATAGTTAGGGGGGGCATATGTTCCAGTTAATAGTTAAGGGGGGTTAGCATCCCAAACACAATACTCAG
This Lolium perenne isolate Kyuss_39 chromosome 1, Kyuss_2.0, whole genome shotgun sequence DNA region includes the following protein-coding sequences:
- the LOC127297681 gene encoding chlorophyllide a oxygenase, chloroplastic, which produces MTTAASLFRVSHLLIKPSFRCLSRKGVGRYGEIKVYAVLRDDGADYLKDNGPWEALFHVDDPGPRVPIELGKFLDAKQVLNVVRFNIQYCDWRARQDLLTIICAPQQGGGGSESFSERLQVRRKLEEKSCRVTGGPGKSSQPETFKEIQEEDLQNMFMQYKNTVIMMPTSGEVKIAFPMNMFMQSCQVIKPR